Part of the Citrus sinensis cultivar Valencia sweet orange chromosome 2, DVS_A1.0, whole genome shotgun sequence genome, tttcttgttttatATATGCATCGTAGTGGTTGTATTAACAAAATGCTCCAaggaggagaaattaaaaaacaaaaaaagattcCTCATTAGGAGTAGGAATAATATAAAGTTTGTTGATATTGTCTTCTAATTGTCTGCATTAGAGAGAGATTAAAGATGGAATAAAGATGGAATATTACATTCGTTAGGGTAACTTGTCGTATAACCAATTCGGGTCGCTTTTTATGTTCAAAATACAAGTTCTGGTGCTAAAATAGCTTCACGCATAAGAGATCCTTAGTTTTAAGTATAACTTGTTCAAACATGAACTTTGTTTTGGTGTTGGATTGAGCTTCTGTTCTCCACCGCACAGTTTAAACTTGATTATCAAACATGGATGGAgactttttaataataaaaaaaatatgaaagaaaattttatttaaaaaataaaaaatcaattctgTTGCAGTATTTTACCTcaagatttaaatttgaagCCATGGGCTCGATTCCAGTgtctacaagaaaaaaatttgaagggTATATGCTAATGTATGTATTATCAATATTTACATCATATGGTTCGTATGgtaacaaataattttctaaatttaccCCATGGTTCCAAATAATTCTTCGTTGCAGTTCAGCAGCAAACATTTTCGGTACTGAAGCAGCTGGAGTTGAATCACAAAACAAAcgaaaacattaaaatctgtCAAATTCTTTGTCTGATCCTTGCAACTGTCAGTAGTCAATGCTGTAAGAGCAACTTGTGTATGCCAGAAAATGGAACACGAGAGCTGTTGATAAATGATCAAGTAATGCCTCGTCTTTCATTTAGGTCGCAGCCATAGGGCTTGGCAAAGAAGTGAAAGGACTTGTAGTTTACCCTTGTGGATGCATAGTGCACTGTGAAAGATGCTTGGTGACATCATTCCAAGCTGCATATAGAATATTCTTTGTATCAAATAGGTTCCAGATTAAATCACTGAAAAGTGCAAAGATAATTAACCTGGAAGATTCCGGTAATCAGGCTCAATTCCATTCCCATTTATATCCATATGATTAGGCGTGACATATTTCCCTATGgttacaaccacaccggatcCATCATGAAGTTCATACACAGATTGAATCAAACCCTGTTAAAAGCAACAGGGAGTAACAACAGATtgattaaaaagaattctCCTTATCATTCACTAATAATTAAGATCACATTAAACAGTCACTTTTATATAGATTCAGGTCTATCATGTAATAAGATCATATATTAAACAGTCACATTTGCAAAAATGAAGGAACACTGATATAGAGTAAAATGATGGCAAAACAATTAAGCTAAAATTTTAACCTTGCCAAAAGTCTTTTCCCCCACTAGAACAGCTCTGCAGTTATCATGAAGTGCAGAGGCTACCTGAGGAAAGAAAAGAGCCATTCGTAATAACAAAGTTGTAAAGTGCCAAAAGCAAGCAATCATAAGCACATAAATTGGTCAACTAGGTACTCACAATTTCACTTGCACTAGCGGTTCTGTTGTTCACCAAAACCTGCACAGGGAGTGAAAGAGCCTTATAATGATATCCAGAGCACATCAAAATCACACATTATAACTTGCTACAAAATAGATGTTAGCAACACAcattgaagaaaatatattcTCGGCAAGGACAGAGGGTATCTATATCTTGAAAAGGAAGTAGGCATCAAATGTTAAGGACACAAACAAATTCAACAGAATAAGAGAAACTCATTACTCAATTTGTAGAACCAACTTCCTTGACAAGTCAAACCCATTAAAATGTGACATCAAAACCCAGCTTGAATTCATTGTGATTTCCACAACTTTGTTTTACTGAGGTCAATGCGTTTGGCACCTCATGTACATGCCAACTACAGTCACCATTCTGATATCCTTGTTTATAGACAACAAGTTGACTCAAGATTGACAAGAATTCCAATAAAATAAGAAGCTTCTTGTATACCAATACTAACAagtgtaatttcaatttagtCATGATATATAAAAGAACAGTTGTTGTCTCATCTTAAATGCAGGAGCACATACAATTACAGGAGCTGTAACCAGTGGACTATTATCAGCAACAATGGTCTTTTGGTACTGGGGATCCCTTCCAACTGTGTAAGTGATCTGTTCATACAAAtcataagagaaaaagaacaCATAACTTAAGTCAGTTCCGTGGAACTCAAATAATGCAAAGCCATCTCAAAGGATATGTCATAGCTCTacaatcaaaaaataaaaaatgtgcaTCTCAAAAGTTCAGATCTCATAAATTAACATACCGTCTCCCCTTCATTTAGAAAGAGTTTGGCGATTTCAATTCCAGcctgaaataaattaaaaggatAGATGGAAAGCAATGTCATAAACCATAAATCCCAGTCCTCATAAACTACAAGAGTTAATATACAAACACATAATTTGATCTTTTTAATCACATCCCTCAATGGATAGTTTATGAATAATGGTTGGATGTTCAGTGAATTATTCAGTGCACATTAATTTGAATGTTCGCGGAGACAAGAAATGGCAAGCTCTTTTAAGCGGGTAAGAATACAATAGCAATGAAAGAAAAGCAGTtcagataaaaacaaaaattaaacctCAATGAGAGTAACATCTAGGCAACATAAATTTAGCAAACATACCTGCACTAGTCCACCAAGATTATCTCTGAGATCCAGAATGAAATACGAAGCACCCATGTCTTGAAGTCGCTTCATTGCTgccataattgttatttcctTATTTAATAACAAGACCAACTTAAATATAGAGAGCAATGGCATGCAATCCAGTGAAATTATGTCTAAGCACTgcattttgtattttgattctcaaaaatttgaatttatgcAGCACAAAAGTTATTTGTTAGCCAAAATATATGACATATTACCAGTGACCAAATCTTTTCTAGCCAATGCATTGAATTCTTTTAGGCGCATATACCCAACAGAAGTGGTGCCATTATCTAAATGTTCCAACCGGTAAAAGACTGGAGTTCGAGCTACAAGTTGCCTCTGGACTTGTATGGATTCAATAGGTCCACAGTTGCCGTGCTTGACCTGATTTTCACAAGAATCACATCAAACcatcattaaagaaaatataagaaaactaGAATAGCTTAGAATCACAACCTCAATAGTCACAAAAGTTTCACTGGGGCCTTGTAACAAAGATGACACTTCAAATGCTGATTTCCCCCTTACATCCACTCCATTGACAGCTAAGACTTCATCCCCCTagggagaaaaagaagaatgtGAGTAACAGAACTCAGAAGCAATACCAGTCATGTCATGCTATGCTTACTAAAATACCTGTCTCACTCCAGCAGAATGTGCAGGACCGTCTAATATAAGTCCAAGTACCTTGAGTGTTACAACTCCATTAGCATCGGGAACTTCCCTAAGGTTTATTCCAATACCAGACATGTCATATCTCGCCATCTTGGAGAACTTTCAAAGGTGACAAAAAATTTCACATGGCATGCAATGAGAAACTAAAAAGTCTGTCAGACTGACAATTGAGGAcattattagataataaatcAAAGAATAAAGTAACGAAAGAAGCAATTACCTCAGCAGGTGAAAGAAAACGAGTATAAGGATCGCCCAAACTGGCCAgcattcttttaattataccATGCGCCTTTGATCTTGTCTGAATTGAACTGCTCAAAATATCTTCCCGTTTTCGCTGAAAtccaacaacaaaaacaacaatggTATATATTATTTACCGGCATCCACTAAGCCACAGTCCAAGTCTAAGTCAGAATTGAAGAAGTTTGATGTTAATGATATTAGTATTACTTCTACCTGCCAGTTTTGGGGAGTCCATCGGTGGCGGCCAGTATCAAGAAAGCTGTCATTAACTATCTGCCAAGCTTCCTCTACAATTCCTTCGTTAGTCTTAGCCACCACTTGACGTGGTTCGCTCTCAGCTGCGTCTTCTCCTTCATGACAAGTCAAAGAAGGAGAAGGAGAAGGAGAAGGAGGCACTGATTGTACGGAGGACGAAGATTCGAGAGCGAGTGGTGAAGAGAGCAAGAGATTGAATGAGAGAGCTCCAGTGAGGACGTTGATGACTGCTTTCTTGGCCCAGTTAGTATTGCTTTGGATAATTGGAGCTTTTTGTTCAGAATGTTTATGTGGACTGAGCCTCGGTGAAGAAGATGAGGTACAGCTGCTGCAGTTTAAGATTAAGCTGCTCATCTTCTCTTCTAATTAAGAAGATGAGCGTTGGTTGGAGCGGAGCTGAGCTGAGCTGAGCTTCACTACTGTATAGTAATAATGGAAATGAGAAGAGCAACTTGATGAGACTCACTCGTGTGTCGTGTAAATGTAATGAATTACGGTATTTAGATTTTAGCCATTTCACTAACACCGAGCTCTATGCTAGCTACATTATGGGCCTATATAATTGCAAATGCGTGTGTGTTGATAGAGATCATTTTGGGGTTTCGTTTAACGGGTGGGCAGgttgttttggttttggattgacaatttattattagggaaattattatttatatattcttaatttattttcttattaaaaatattataatattttaagagtgtattaattatttattttaagttgataaaatatatcaaCCGACCACTAAATTATTAGTTATCGTTTAAATATGGTAACATCAGAACAGTAATCTgatcttttcatatgatacaagtgataatttttaaaggtaaaatcgtcaatttACTGTAAttcgttaactttcaaacgacaATTAACGATTTAGTTGTCGGTTGATACATTTTATTAACTTAAGATGAATAATTGAGACactcttaaaatattataatattttttataataaaataaacaaaatgtatataaatgataattattattattattattattattattattattattattattattattacatacCGACTTCCAGCCCAACCAAAGGAGATACGGACAcctatttaatttaataactgCATCGTAAGGCAGCGCGCTCGCCCACGTGTTAGATTTCTATAACTTCATACGACGCctccaataatatttttcaatacaaGACTCTACTGGATAAACACaatcattttgtttcatttcacccACGCGGTATCCAACCCAATGCGTGTTCTAAGCGAGTTTCCGCCACGTAGGTTCTGATTGCTCCTCCTCActagcaaaaaaattaatccctCCAcctaatcaaaattataataattaccttttttttttgccctttggATTAACCTAATTAAGAGAAACTTGCGGTAATCTCCTCGACAGTAACCGtaacaacaattaaattctaatgcaaCGGTTGCACTTTTGTTACATTAAAGTAACTAATCAATCAGATTATCAAGatatttatctaataaaataatacagattatgaaataattattttattttgttttcttatgtCTGTCTAtttcaagtaaaattttaattgattgagGACTTTGGGTGTATGTAATAAGCTTTTAAGATCAAGTCGAGTACGCAGTTTATCTTTATGGTAATTGAAGTGATTGTCTCTACAAATTGAAAAGTTAaggaattgttttttttttttttttggagaaagcataatttaaattatacatagaaataatataatttttattcggTGCTTTGCctacttataaattataatgactTTGTTTTAGGCtgtcaaatattattatgaaaagtAAAGGCGACATGGATTGAATCTTATCATAAAGTTCCTTTGTTATCACTTTCAATACAATCATTAGACATGCAAGACCAATTTGCCATGAAACCACCcataaaaaagtacaaaaaaaaatgtaatttttagaaCCTGGAAAACCATAATTTTATAGacatgaatttaatttgtgaTACACATGATTTTCCATTTTCTCAAATACAAATTGATTGTgaaaaagatataatatt contains:
- the LOC102631414 gene encoding carboxyl-terminal-processing peptidase 1, chloroplastic isoform X2; protein product: MARYDMSGIGINLREVPDANGVVTLKVLGLILDGPAHSAGVRQGDEVLAVNGVDVRGKSAFEVSSLLQGPSETFVTIEVKHGNCGPIESIQVQRQLVARTPVFYRLEHLDNGTTSVGYMRLKEFNALARKDLVTAMKRLQDMGASYFILDLRDNLGGLVQAGIEIAKLFLNEGETITYTVGRDPQYQKTIVADNSPLVTAPVIVLVNNRTASASEIVASALHDNCRAVLVGEKTFGKGLIQSVYELHDGSGVVVTIGKYVTPNHMDINGNGIEPDYRNLPAWNDVTKHLSQCTMHPQG
- the LOC102631414 gene encoding carboxyl-terminal-processing peptidase 1, chloroplastic isoform X1, with product MSSLILNCSSCTSSSSPRLSPHKHSEQKAPIIQSNTNWAKKAVINVLTGALSFNLLLSSPLALESSSSVQSVPPSPSPSPSLTCHEGEDAAESEPRQVVAKTNEGIVEEAWQIVNDSFLDTGRHRWTPQNWQRKREDILSSSIQTRSKAHGIIKRMLASLGDPYTRFLSPAEFSKMARYDMSGIGINLREVPDANGVVTLKVLGLILDGPAHSAGVRQGDEVLAVNGVDVRGKSAFEVSSLLQGPSETFVTIEVKHGNCGPIESIQVQRQLVARTPVFYRLEHLDNGTTSVGYMRLKEFNALARKDLVTAMKRLQDMGASYFILDLRDNLGGLVQAGIEIAKLFLNEGETITYTVGRDPQYQKTIVADNSPLVTAPVIVLVNNRTASASEIVASALHDNCRAVLVGEKTFGKGLIQSVYELHDGSGVVVTIGKYVTPNHMDINGNGIEPDYRNLPAWNDVTKHLSQCTMHPQG